Within the Musa acuminata AAA Group cultivar baxijiao chromosome BXJ2-9, Cavendish_Baxijiao_AAA, whole genome shotgun sequence genome, the region cgtaAAAACGTTTCTCTCCATCAGACACATCACAACCTGGAGAAAGAACATGAAACTTCAGTCATCGTTCTCGCCTTCAACAAATAAACGATTTGATTTAACAAAAGTCCAGTATTTCTGAGACACGCATTAGTAGAAAAATGTCACCTTTTTCCGGCTCTAAATGCTGGAAATCGAGGTTTGGATCGCACTCCGAGCTGGGGCTTTCGGCCTCCGACGAGAGGGATCGGGAGGAGCGCCGGGTAACGGACATCCTTAGGGTTTTGGCGTGGGAAGAGAGCGGAAGCAAGGAGATCCTTGCAGAGAGGGCTTGGGCGACGAGCGAACGAGGCATTTGGGAATTTGTGGGACCGATGCGATCTAAGGAATAAAAAGACTGGCACGTAAAATATTACTCATTCTGATGACGTGACTTCAGAATTGGGCCAGGTTCGAGTTGGTGCTTCGTTTTTCCAGTCCAGTTATGAGGCAGGTAGAATAGTGAGTAAATACTTGTGGGATGCGAATATTATCAATATATAGGCACTTTTCCAGAAAACACCCTATACAATTTTTATTTGTTTCGCATTTGGTCTTCACATATTAAAGAGGACGGCGTAGGAGCAGAACACCAAAAGCCCTCGATTTGGAACCCCCTAATATCCGCTTCTCGTGATGGGGAGATTTCGTCGACCTCGTCTCCTTGATGCTCTGCCCCCAACCCTTTGGAAACCCCTACAACCATCAATGTTCCGCCGTTGATCTCCGAAATCTGGTTAGTCTCCTAAGATCCTCTTAGGTGTTGATCTTCTATCGATTGATGCAGTCCGATTCAATGTCTGTTGATGGTTCACAAAGTAGGTGCTGAAAAACAGAATCTTCAGTATTTTTTCCCAAACATGTTGCCTTTGAAATGTAGATTGTGCTGACCCAGTAGGAACTTGGATCTTCCGCCGGACGTTCTTTCTCCTGGAATCGAGTTCCCCAATCCTCTCCATTGAAAGATCTAATAGTCAAAGAGGACCGATATACAAACTGTTCTTTCCCCCTTGATTCTCTGTATGCACTTGCTTCTAGTTTTATGACTGTCAATAATATGGAACTTGGAGGAaagcaacaatatatatatatatatatatatatatatatatatatatatatatatatacatcggcTAGATAAGTGATAAATaaggcagctgcatggatcaTAATTCATTTCTGGGATAAGGGCACTTTGAAATTGATTGCAACAAGAAAAGGAATATTGGGAAAAGAGAATGAGAGGATACTTAGCCAAGTGAATGGCATCTTCTTCTTGAGGTTATTTTAGATGTTTGAATATGGACAGAACTCAGCTTATATCCGTGTCAAAGCAGTTTCTGCAACCGCAAGCAGAAATACAGGTAAATTATACTTATATGTTTACATATAATTGCATCATGTCTAATTCCACTTGGACATGACAGCAGGTTTGCATATGGATTTTGTCTCTCGGTTTTAGTACCAATTGGTGAATCTTCCATAGAACCTAGCATATGAGATGTAGTTCTTCTTTGAAGCTATTTTTTTCATTCATTAAGAATGAAAGAGCAGCCTTAATTCCCTGTACTAGTTGAAATCTTTGAATCTTAGGATGTCCATCTACGTGGGCCAAATAACCACACTCTGACCAGAGAGAAGCCAAGTTGATAACTAGTTATCGAGGACCAGTACATTAGGTTGGACAAGGTTTCATGGATGTAGCCAAGGGAATAAACTTCTAGGTACGCATCTGCTTGTTGGATTACACTACTGTAGATGAAGAGGCTATGTTaagaggaaaagaaaatgtttttataGGACAAGACTCAAACTTCTTTTGTTCACTAACCTTCCAAAAGCAGTACTAAGAATTTTAGGATCTTTGGTCTGTGCATCTGGTTCAAAAGGGTGGTTCATAGAAACAATTGGTAAAGGCTTCAAGACCTACATGCATTTTTATGTTATGGTGTAAGGAATAATGATAAAGAACGGGTGTTGGAAATTTTAGATATTGTGATTTCATTTTTCACTGTTTGTCTCTCTCACTCTGACTTGAACAAGACTAAAGATAATGCCTCCTAGTATATGGTATGTATTCATCAAACGTGTGATCATTTAGACAATTTTCTCAGTGTAGTTACACACTTCAATTGTTATAGACACTAAATTTCTTACAGACTAGGTGTATCATAAAGTTATGGTTGCGGTGGTATGGTTAGAGATTTATAAGGTGGACAATCTACAGGTTGCATTGCCTAAAAGTATAAACTTAATGTAGACGCCTTGTATCTTCTTGATATTTTGTTGTGACCTGTAGGAAATAAACTAAGAAAGAAATAACTTGAAGGTTATTACAggttatttttgttttctttatcatGACAATATTTGCTTCTAAAGAAAATACTATTTACACTGAAGACTAACATTCAAACCAAAAACAAGTAATTGGTATGTGATTGCCCTTATCATGAATTGTGACTCTAAATGAAACTGATTgcctatatattatataatagccTTTTGTTTGTTGGATCTAGAGTATTCGGCTGACAGATTCTTTGTCTATGAGACTGGCCAACTTCAGGATAATTGTACTGAGAGATGTTTTAAAGTCCTAAACAGTTTCAAAGTGTCTTCTAAACCTTATAAAGAGTATTCTAAGTTCTCTTCAATTGTGTACTTAAATGTGGCTTAGCATAAATTTTCAGGTAATTTTATCTGCTTTAAGAAATAAATTCTCTCCCTGGACAAACATAGAACATTATGGAAGGATGATGCTCGGGCCAAGCCATTAGCAAATATTGCTGTTCTCATATATTTGTGTGTTTTTTGTTGCTTATTCAATACCTGCTCACTGATATTCTTCTGCACTGGGACCAGAAGTTTGTTATCTCAGCTCTCAAGGAAGCTCTATTGAGTGCTAAAGGATATCAAATATCTATAAACCAAGAGAGCTTGTTTTAGCCAAATGCATCCTTCAGTTATGTATACCGTTTAGCATCCATATATTAACTTTAACAGTCTACAATGAACTAGCAAATCATCCACTTGGCAGCCTTTTTTTGTACATTGCTTCTGCTATTACCTTATCATATGCATTTATTTACTTGGAAGTGACTTTGTTTTTGTGCTCACTTGTTAATAAATACAGTATGTAGCTCTTTCAACTTTTTACTGAATGCTTCCTTTGAAAGGATTTATGAGAAACGTATACACTGGAAAATTGATTGTTTTTAATGCCAACTTGTTTTGATTTGTCAGGATCCATAAGCATATGCTTATACACCAAACTAGAGGCATTGCTTAATCCTTCAGGAACGGGAAACTGCAAAAACCAAATAATAAGGCGCTGTTCTCGTATCTAATTTCATAATGTAGGTATGACTTTGTTGTATATATTACATGGTTGTCAAAAGTATTCTCTTATCAAGCATTAAAGCCAATTCACTCAAACTGCAGGACATTCGACTGTAAGAGCAATGACAGATGGTATAATCGTCTGCTTCTCCAGCATTGTTGCCAGTGTCGAAGCATGCAGGAAGAGCAATGTGGCTGTACCAGGAAGTATTCGACTGTGGCAAGGAATGTGGATGTATACCAAAATGTGAGTAGGCAAGCATTGATTTGCTGGTTGTATTATATCAAGTGCACAAATTCAACATTACTGTAATCTTCTCTGCATTCATTACTACTTTGTATGTGAGGCCATAAAATGTCTGTCTCACGCAGTTCATGCATTTGATCGATTTCGATCCATTTGCAATGGGAAAAATagttaaggcatgctcatcatgcaTTATGAGTAGTTACAATGTTACTGAACAATTCACTACTAAATTAAACATGAATTGAAGATGAACCAGTTGTATTCTTGCTACTTCAAGAACATGGTATACATTCAGTGCAAGGTTACGTCCCTTTTCGAGGGATGATATTGTATGATATTGTGACTGCAACATATATTATGCCATTAACATTCGATAAATCATGTTTTatagaggatatatatatatatatatatatatatatatatatatatatataagcagcaTTTGAATCACCAACCAAAACGATTTAACAGTCTAAAAGGAGTAGTCAGGTTTGAGGCTTCTCCTGGCGCCCTTGAGCTTTGGCTTCTCCttgtccttctccttctcttccgccTCCTCCATGCCCGTCCCACCTCCTTCCTCACTCTGCTCTTCCCCTTCCTCAGACTCGCTCTCCTCAAACGCAGGGTGTGTCAGAATGCTGCGGAGAAGCTGAGTCCCCCTGAGGGCGTTGGTCAGCGGAAGGTGCCCCTCCGGTGTGTCGTCCTTGAGCTCCCACAGGAACTCGCCGGGGAAGGACCGGTACCCGTACTGCTCCACCTCCGTGACCAGCCGCTTCATCCACCCCATCCGGATGAAGAAGCGCGTGAAGTCGCGGCCCGACTTCTCCCACAGCCGCCGCTGCACGCCATACCCGAAGCGGCCACCGCTGTGCCGGCGCCACAGCTGGTCGATCTCCTGGAGGTCCGCAGCCGGTATGAACTGCACCTCCGAGAAGAACACGTACCCCCGCTTCTGCGCGGCCTCCCCGGCGAGCGCGATGAGGAGGCGGCGCGTCTCCTCGTCGGCCTGTCGGAAGTCGCTCGACGACAGGTGGCTGGCGAGGACGTCGAATGGCGTGGCCGCGGCAGCTGCGCCTGCGGTGGATGGTACCACGCTACTGGCCGAGGTGGTGGtcagggaggaagaggagggggagAGGTTGAAGAACAGCTTGAAGGATTTGGTCGGCTTGAAGAAGATAGAGTCGGGAGAGGTGGTGAAGTTATGGTGGTGGAAGGATCGATGGAGGGATTGGAGGGAGGAAGTGGCCATTGGAGAGGTGGTGGTCAGGGAGGGGAGGAATGCCGGCAGGTGTGAGAGCGAGAATAAGTGTGGCATGGAAGAATGAGTGGACTATGGTGCACATCCGAGAGAAGTGCAACGGAGAGTTGTGATTGGTTGGATATGGGTGAGATTCGATTCCGTCGGAGATATGCGTCTGAGGCCGTGCAAGTTAATACATTGATGTGAAATCGACTTGATTTTGAGGTTTGATCTGACTAAGCTGGTGGCTCAACTCATCATTTCGTGACCAATTTGAGTCTTAATTTGAACCTAATTGTGTCAATTTCTAACCTAATTCTGTGTATCCAATTAACCTATTTATTACAAGTCTAGTTTACTACCCCCAAATTGGACATTCTAATCTTCGATTGGACTTCAATCAATGCCAGTTATTTCATCGGTTGCACCCTAAATTCCATCAAATTGGGACCTTCTATACCCCAAATCAACCTTCATCGAATACGAAGCTGTCGTCGCTATCTCCTTCGTAACCCAGAAGGCGGTTGGTTCTTCGGAGGAAGCAACAAAAACCCTCGGCAGAGGAGTAGCGCACGAGACAGGAAGCGATGTTATCGTTGAGAGAAAGTTCGAGGTGAAGGTCCAGCTCGGATCCCTCGGGAGCGCTGCACATCCATCTGCCGCCGCCTCCACGAATCAGTATGATACCTTTGcgatttgttttttctttcttctttgtttgCTTGCTCGATTGATCCAGCTGCGAACAATACATGTGTGGGATCTTCGTGTTCTTTTCCGTTGCATTGATATTGAGCATTAGAGAAGGAAGAATTACAGGACCCAGAGATTGCAAATCATAAGAACTTTCATTAGGAGTAGGAATCAGGAAAAAGGTTCCTTTTTTAAAGGATTGGACCTACTCCAGCACAAGGCAGACCTTATTTGGAGGATTGAACGACAAAGGATGAGGAAATTTTACCTATAAGTTAATCAATTGAAAACATTAGTTATTAGAGCACGTAGAACCAGATATAGGTGCAGTATGTGAGGTTAAGAGTATGTAATCTCAGTAAATCCTTAAAAGAGTCTCCTCAATATATTGGATCTGGATAGAGAAGAAGCATTCATTCAGTATGACAACTATCATAGGATCATTCTTTTGTTGGATTTCGATCCATATTTTAAAAGGGATATTTACATTAGTCATCACCAACAACCATGCAGTGGATTCATGGTCTTCAAGAATGATACCCAAGTCTCGGTGCCCAAGCATTCAGATAAGCTGAAGCATGGAGAACAGATCCAAAAGATGTGAAAAAGTAGCATTTACATTATATGTAGGAGTGACTGTGGTAAATCATCAAATTTGAAGTCAGAGCCTTTTCACAATTTGCCTGCTCTAAACTAAGCCTTCCTGCAAAGtcgatggcatattgataggaacaATAGTTTATCCACTAGCATAAAGCTGCTTCCTATAGAAAGTTTTGAATTGTTGATGTGAACTGTGTGTAAGAACACTGAATTTGACACTAAAAATTCAGTTTCACTGCCTTCATTTGAGAAACTCTATTTGG harbors:
- the LOC103996756 gene encoding tetrapyrrole-binding protein, chloroplastic: MPHLFSLSHLPAFLPSLTTTSPMATSSLQSLHRSFHHHNFTTSPDSIFFKPTKSFKLFFNLSPSSSSLTTTSASSVVPSTAGAAAAATPFDVLASHLSSSDFRQADEETRRLLIALAGEAAQKRGYVFFSEVQFIPAADLQEIDQLWRRHSGGRFGYGVQRRLWEKSGRDFTRFFIRMGWMKRLVTEVEQYGYRSFPGEFLWELKDDTPEGHLPLTNALRGTQLLRSILTHPAFEESESEEGEEQSEEGGGTGMEEAEEKEKDKEKPKLKGARRSLKPDYSF